TCGCCATCGGAAGTCCCGTGTCAACTCGTAGGGCTGGCCGACATACGATCCTTGCGCCGCCGGTTGCACGCCCTCAAGCGTAATGAGGGCCTCGGCGCTCACAGGCGCTGCCGTGCCCACGAGGACTTGCAGATGGCGAAACTCCCGCAGGTACCACTGCATCACGGTGGGATTCGGCAGCACCACCGCGACCGACATCTCGCGCGCGTCGCCCATGCGGCGCAGTGACCACGTCGCCACATCGGCCGCCAGCGCCCGCGCCTGCGGCGAGGTCGGCGTAGGCTCCAGAATCTCGGCGCGCCCTTGCCCCGCATCGTACGCCGAGCCAAGCGCCGCCGACAGCGTGATGACCAGCGTCAGCGCCGCGCCCGCCAGCCCCAGATTCCGCAGCGCGTTTCCCACGCCGTACAGAACGCCCTGGCCCGTCGTCAGCACGATGAACAGCGCCGTGCCCACCCATGCGAGAATGGCGAAGACCGAATCGCCGCGCTCCGCGAAGCCTGCCAACTGGAGGTACACATAGGCCACCAGAATGGCGAATACGGCCACGTACACCCCGTCGCGCAGGCCGCGCCAATCGGCCCGTGCGTCGCGCAGCAACGCGGCGATTTGTCTGCCCGCCAGCAGCGTCAGCGGTGCCAACACCAGGAGCATGTCCCCCGATGTCCGCGCCGGCCACGCCATCAGCATGACCGAGATTCCCAAAGCGCACCCCAGCAGGCTACTGCCCAGCAAATCCCGCTCGCGCACGGCGCGAATCCCGCCGACGATGCCGAACACGACCACCAGCGGCTCGTACAGCAGGGGCCACAGCAGCGGGCTGAACCAGGGCATCGCGCCTGCCGCCCCGAAGCCACGCCACCACTCGCCCAGCACATCGCCCAGCCCGCGCAGGCCCGACACGTGGAAGAGCAACAGCGTGCCAACGCCCACAGCCGTCCCCGAGAACACGAATCCGCCCGTGCGGAGTGTTGCGCGGCTTGCCAGCAGGCGCTCCTGGAACGAGGCGATAGCCGCATTCCCCCTGCGGCCCAGCGCCCACGCCGCCACCGCAACCGCAAGCAGCGCCAGCAACACGAAGTACGCGCCCGCCCCCGACGTGAGCAGCAGCCCCAGCGCCGCCGCGCCCGCGTACAGATACCGCGGCGCGCCCGTATCCGCGAACCGCACCAGCGCCGTGGCCAGGCCCAGGCCCCATGCGGCGGCCAGCGCCTCTGGCCCGACGGAGCGCGACGCGAACAGCGCCATGGGCGAGATGGCCAACAGCGCCGCCGCCAGGAGCGCCCCTTCCCGTCCCAGGCGCTCGCGCCAGAAGTAGGGCAGCAACACCATCAGCGCGCCAAACAGCGCAGGCAGCAGGCGCGCCGTGAAATCATTGGCTCCGAACAGGAAGAACACCACCGCCGTGCCGTTGGTGAGCAACGGGCTGCCCACGAACGCCGGCTCGCGGCCCTGGGCCAGTTGCCATGCGCCCAGCGCCCGCGCCGCCTCCGCAGAACTCAACGGGCGCGCGTCCAGGTCCACCAGGCGGAGCGTGAGGGACACCAGGAGAAGGACGCCGTAGATCGCCATCTCTATCGTTATGCGGGCGAAGGGGCTGTTCTTGGCATCAGGCTTTTCGGTCATCCCGATTTGCGGCTTCCTTGTCGGTCATCGTGGGGTTCGGGGCGCGTACCGGTAGATGCGCACGCCGCCGACATCGTACACGCGCACGGCAATCCGATCCCACCGGTCCACGACGGCCTCGCTCAAGCCGTACTTGCTGCGCTCCAAATCCCCTATGTAGATATAACTTATACCATAGGTGTCCAACAGCGTCAAAGATTCGGGGCTGTCAGGCGCACGGTACATCGTCTCTATGTCCATCGCGCGACTGCCCGCCGGATTCCGTTTTCCGCGCCATTGCTGTTCGTGGAAGTCCCACCCCAGCACCGTGGGCAGGCCCGTCCGCGCCGACACGCGCGCCGCCTCGGTGTAGGAGCCGCCCGTAGCCTCAAGGATCACCGGCGCGCCCTTGACGTTTGCATTGAGCCACGCAATGGCATTGTACTCGGCTGGCGAGTACCGTTGGACGAAGGCCAGGCAGTTCAGGGTCGCCTGGCCCCGGAACCCGTTGGCCTTGGAGTAGCCTGCCGCGAACGTATAGACCAAACTCGCCGCGAGGAGCACGGCGAACGTTGCCGCGAAGAGGGCGCGCCCCGCGGCTGCCCATCGGCTACGGCCCGCCGCGCCCCGCCCGAAGATGGCCCACAGCGCATACGCGCCGCCCAACCCCAGCAGCACCCACGCCTGGTAGTAGAACTTGAACACGGTGTTCATCCGTGTGCCGAAGTAGTCGCGCAGGAACACGAACTCCACCGCGAAGGTCAGCAGGAATCCCACCATCATCATCAAGGACACGGTCGCGTCGGTCAGCGCATGTTCGTCTGCGGCGGGGTCCTGCGCCAGCCGCCGCGTCGCGGTAAGCGCCAGCACGCCCGCAAGCAGGATCGCGATGAGCGCCGTCCACTTGCCGGTTATGACCGATAGGAGCGCGAGAAGCCCCACAACCGCGGCGATGGCCCTCACGTCGCCCGTCGCGGCCCACTTGCGTTGCCGAAACGCCGCACGCGTCGCGTACACCGCGAACGCCACGGCAGTAGCCAGGAACAGGCCAAACATCACAAAGTAGTGCCACGGGCGTGTCTTG
Above is a genomic segment from Chloroflexota bacterium containing:
- a CDS encoding glycosyltransferase family 39 protein codes for the protein MTEKPDAKNSPFARITIEMAIYGVLLLVSLTLRLVDLDARPLSSAEAARALGAWQLAQGREPAFVGSPLLTNGTAVVFFLFGANDFTARLLPALFGALMVLLPYFWRERLGREGALLAAALLAISPMALFASRSVGPEALAAAWGLGLATALVRFADTGAPRYLYAGAAALGLLLTSGAGAYFVLLALLAVAVAAWALGRRGNAAIASFQERLLASRATLRTGGFVFSGTAVGVGTLLLFHVSGLRGLGDVLGEWWRGFGAAGAMPWFSPLLWPLLYEPLVVVFGIVGGIRAVRERDLLGSSLLGCALGISVMLMAWPARTSGDMLLVLAPLTLLAGRQIAALLRDARADWRGLRDGVYVAVFAILVAYVYLQLAGFAERGDSVFAILAWVGTALFIVLTTGQGVLYGVGNALRNLGLAGAALTLVITLSAALGSAYDAGQGRAEILEPTPTSPQARALAADVATWSLRRMGDAREMSVAVVLPNPTVMQWYLREFRHLQVLVGTAAPVSAEALITLEGVQPAAQGSYVGQPYELTRDFRWRALPARDWWRWALWRALPAASESRAVLWIQTS